Proteins encoded in a region of the Methylosinus trichosporium OB3b genome:
- the dnaA gene encoding chromosomal replication initiator protein DnaA, translating into MPEQSDHQPSSSELSSADRQKWERVRGRLRAELGDAVYNSWFARLELETVKDGALLLTVPTKFLKSWIQSHYADRIKTRLCAEFAGTDRVVIDVRSPSRRARARDADAAVVAPTAERSAVEAPPAPVIVEKPEPHVRSSGRAAPRVEGDHFNGSPLDRRLSFSTFLVGPSNQLAYAAACRVADARAGDHPLFNPLYTHAAVGLGKTHLLQAVARAANDNRRRVIYLTAEKFMSGFVSALTAQTSMAFKEKLRNIDVLIIDDVQFLQGKSIQQEFCHTLNALIDDGKQVVVAADRPPSDLETLDERVLSRFKGGLCVDIGPLDEELRVKILEARIAAAQEAQPSFHVPPAVVSYVAKTIVTNGRDLEGAVNRLLAHSTLNGAPLCVETAENAIRDLVRNHEPKRVKIDDIQKLVASHYNISRADILSSRRTANVVRPRQIAMYLSKVLTLRSLPEIGRRFGGRDHTTVLHAVRKVEELAAKDRSLAEVIELLKRILAE; encoded by the coding sequence ATGCCCGAACAAAGCGATCATCAGCCGTCTTCCAGCGAATTGTCGAGCGCCGATCGGCAGAAGTGGGAGAGGGTGCGGGGCCGGCTGCGCGCCGAGCTCGGCGACGCGGTCTATAATTCCTGGTTCGCGCGGCTCGAGCTGGAGACGGTGAAAGATGGCGCGCTTCTCCTCACCGTGCCGACGAAATTCCTGAAGAGCTGGATTCAGTCGCATTACGCAGATCGCATCAAGACGCGGCTTTGCGCCGAATTTGCGGGAACCGATCGCGTCGTCATCGACGTGCGCTCTCCCTCTCGCCGCGCTCGGGCGCGCGACGCCGACGCCGCGGTGGTCGCGCCGACGGCCGAGAGGAGCGCCGTGGAAGCGCCCCCGGCGCCCGTGATCGTGGAGAAGCCCGAGCCGCATGTGCGAAGCAGCGGGCGCGCGGCGCCGCGCGTCGAGGGCGATCATTTCAACGGCTCGCCGCTCGACCGACGCTTGTCCTTCTCGACCTTTCTGGTCGGTCCGTCCAATCAGCTCGCCTATGCCGCCGCTTGCCGCGTCGCCGATGCGCGCGCCGGCGATCATCCGCTGTTCAATCCGCTCTACACTCATGCCGCCGTCGGCCTCGGCAAGACGCATCTGCTGCAGGCGGTGGCGCGCGCCGCCAATGACAACCGGCGCCGCGTGATCTATCTGACCGCGGAGAAATTCATGAGCGGCTTCGTGTCCGCGCTCACCGCGCAGACATCGATGGCGTTCAAGGAGAAGCTGCGCAACATCGACGTGCTGATCATCGACGATGTGCAGTTCCTGCAGGGCAAATCGATTCAGCAGGAGTTCTGCCACACGCTCAACGCGCTGATCGACGACGGCAAGCAGGTGGTCGTCGCCGCCGACCGTCCGCCCTCCGACCTCGAGACATTGGACGAGCGCGTGCTCTCGCGCTTCAAGGGCGGGCTCTGCGTCGACATCGGCCCGCTGGACGAAGAGCTGCGCGTAAAGATTCTCGAGGCGCGCATCGCCGCGGCGCAGGAGGCGCAGCCGAGCTTCCACGTGCCGCCCGCGGTGGTTTCCTATGTCGCCAAGACGATCGTGACCAATGGCCGCGACCTCGAAGGCGCGGTGAACCGCCTGCTCGCCCATTCGACGCTGAACGGCGCGCCGCTCTGCGTCGAGACGGCGGAGAACGCCATTCGCGATCTCGTGCGCAATCACGAGCCCAAGCGCGTGAAGATCGACGACATCCAGAAGCTCGTCGCCAGCCATTACAATATCTCCCGCGCCGACATTCTCTCTTCGCGCCGCACCGCCAATGTCGTCCGCCCGCGACAGATCGCCATGTATCTGTCCAAGGTGCTGACGCTGCGCTCGCTGCCCGAGATCGGGCGTCGTTTCGGCGGGCGCGATCACACGACCGTGCTGCACGCCGTGCGCAAGGTCGAGGAGCTCGCCGCCAAGGACAGGAGCCTCGCCGAGGTGATCGAGCTGTTGAAGCGCATTCTCGCGGAATAG